The sequence below is a genomic window from Armatimonadota bacterium.
ACCTGTCGCGTACGACGTCGTCGAATACTTCGTGCCCGAGGATGTTCCCGTCGTAGGATCCCACTTCTGGGCTTGGATCGAAGCGTTGCCGATCGGCGTTCCACCATAGTAGATAACGCCCTCAACACCGCCGATCTGCGCACCACGGGAATCCTGGTTTCGCATTAACGCATCCAGATCGAAGAAACCGTAACCGTTGGTCGGTTCCCAACCTCCGAACGCGGCGCCTTGGCTCTGGGCCGCGAGTTCTGCCGCTCGATAGACCTTGATGTTATTCCAGTCACCGTGACGCCAGTTGTTCATCGCCATGTAGTTGCCAAGCGATCCCGAAACCACCGGACAAGCCATGCTCGTACCGGTTAGGTACGTGTAGTCCAGCGTGTAGGGCGGAAAGGCCAACTGATTGATCGTGATGTAGTTGTCATAGCGCGTCGCAGTTGACCAGTCGAACTGGATCACGTAGTAGCCGTCGCCATTAAAGATGTCGCCGACCTGCTGGAAGTCGCCGCCAGGAGCGCCGACGTCAACGTACCAACCATAACCCGCATAGCTAGCAAACGTCCAGTTGGGACCATTTGCGGTAACGCCGAGCGCGCCACTGCTAGCCGCTGGCCAGATTGGCCCGAGGTCGCCGCCTCCGTTCCCATTTTCATTGCCAGCACAGACCACCACACAACCTTTTTCGGTCGCGTAGGTCACAGCGTCCTGCATTACCTGACTGAAGTTAGTGGTGCCAAGGCTGATGCTGATCACATCGGCACCGTTGTCGGTCGCCCAGTAGATCGAGCCCGCCACGTCGGAGTCCAAGCCGCTACCGTTGTCCTGCATACAGTTGATGATCATGCCTTTGCAGGAGTAGCCCGTACCCAAGGTGCCGTGACCGACAAAACTACCGTTGTTGCCCGACGCAAGCGCCAAGCCGGTCACATGGGTTCCGTGCCCGTTCATATCGGTGGGGTCGCCACCCGGCACCACATCGCCAAGTTGAAACTTGATGGATCGAGATTTGTCGATTTGACCGCCCTGCGTCACATCGCTACCTGAGCCGCCCGCATTCATAAAGTCGGGATGGTCCATGTCACAGCCGCTGTCGATGATCGCAATCGTCGGGGTGTTCGTCGGCTTGTTGGCCGCCGTGTAATATGTGTTGGGCCAGGTCGACCACCCGTTTAGGGCGTCGATTTCATCGAGGTGCCAGTCTCGACGGAACGAGAGAGGCACAGACTGATCGTCGCGGAAGTCGAGGAAGTAGGTTCCCGAACCATCATCGACCTCGAGCGCGTTAAAGTCGGGATCGTTGGGCGGGCCTAAAAGCGTGTGAACCGTATGGACATTTTCGACTGTGATTGCCCCAGGCTCATTCTTTCGAAGATAATCGGCTGCCTTCACTGGATCGACGATCGTCGGCATTCGATACATAATCCAGCCGGACTTGCCAAGCCTTGACTGGTAGGTCAGTTGAACGCCACCAGTGCCGCCCGCTCGTACGGGGCGTAACGGCTGCCCATTTGCGATCGCGTCCGCAGCCTCCTTCTTATACTTCACCATCACGAAGCCGGGCACAATCTGGCCACTCAACTGCTCCGATGTGGGGACAGGGACACGAAATGTCGGGTTAGCAAAAGATAGTCCCGCAACGGCCAGGACCAAGGAAGTTGACAATAATTTCAAGATAGACCCTCCAAGTTCAGAACTGGTACAAATGCTCGATGCTGACATTCTATCAAAAGAATGCAGAAACGAAAACTGGGACTTATGCCTGGGAGCGATAGTTCCCCCACCTGCGAAGGAAAGATTGACGAGGATAGTCCTTTAGTCCTGCTTCTTTGCCCTGTAAGAAGGCTAAAAGAATTTCCTCTGATTTTCTAACCGCAAATTACATTTTCTGCGCACGTCCGAAAAACTTGGTGTATAGTATTCCGAAACGTTTCGCGAAACGTTTCGGAATCCAGACGGCGATGGCGACGATCAAGGATATTGCGAGAGAGGCAAAGGTGTCGGTGAGCACGGTCAGCTATGCGCTGAACGACGGTCCCCGTCCTGTTCCCGAAGACGTCAAGCAGCGCATCCTCGAAGTCGCGAGCAAGCTTCACTACCGCCCGAACCGGGTCGCTCGGTCCCTCATCACCCGGCGCAGTCACGTCATCGGCGTGGTTCCGACCCGGATCGAGCGGGACATGATCATCGGTCCGTACTTCGTGAACATGCTCAATGGCATCGTCAACGCCTGCGAGGACATGCAACAAGACGTGTTGCTGCTCACCCAGATCAGCTCGACCGAATCGAAGGAGTCCCTCTATCCCCTTCTCGATGGCCGATGCGACGGCGCGATCTTCCTCGCCCCCCAAGAGGACTCGACCGGTCTCGACTACCTTCAGGAGATCGAATTCCCCCACGTCATCGTCAGCGGCCACCGACGGGACTCCACCAGCTTTGAAATCGACAATCGATCCGGCATCCGCCAGGCCGTCCGGCACTTAGCCGATCTTGGACATAGAAAGATCGGCATGCTCCTCGGTCCCGAGGACCTCGTCGATGGCCACGAACGCAATACGGCCTTTGTCGAGGCCATGAGAGAACTTGACCTCCCGATTCGCGAGGAATGGATGGTTTCCGCGATGTTTCATCCAGACACGGGCCAGCGTGCCGGGGGGTTACTGCTGGCCCAAAAATCCCTGCCCACCGCAGTTTGTTGCGCCAACGATGAAGTCGCCGTCGGCTTCTATCGAGCCTGCAAGCAGAAGGGTTTGCGCATCCCCGACGACATCTCTGTCGTCGGCTTCGACAACGCACCGGTCACAACCCTCATCGAACCCAACCTCACCACGATTGAGCAACCCATCGGCAGAATGTCCCGCCACGCCGCCGAAACGCTCATCGCCCTCATCGAGTGCAACACCGCACCGGCATCCGTACGATTTGAAACAACCTTGGTCGAGAGAGACTCGACGACCCGTCCAAAGGAGGACACGTAAGCAATGATGAAAAATAATCGAGCGTTTACGCTCATCGAACTCCTCGTCGTGATTGCGATCATCGCAATCTTAGCGGCGATTCTTTTCCCAGTCTTTGCTCAGGCCAAGCTTGCGGCAAAGAAGGCGGCTGACCTTTCTAATCTCAAGCAAATCGGGCTTGGGACGATGATGTACGCCGCTGACAACGACGACTACTATGCCCGTGGCGGCTATCCGGCCGACATGGCAAACCCTACCGGGTATTGGTACTCCTGGCGAGAATTCACGAACCCTTATATTAAGAGTGGAATCGATAAGAGCAACCCCTACACGATGGGCAAAGAGAGGGCTGTGGGTGGAATCTGGCGCTCGCCAACCGAACCGGGTAACTCGGTCAACGGCTACGGTGCGCACAACGCAATCTTCCCCGAGATGATCTGCGGCGGCTACTTCGCCTACGCTAATGAGACTGGCTGTACCCTTGGCGGTACAGGCGCACCGAGACCGTCCGTCTCCACAACCCAGCTCAGCCGACCGGCCAACCAGCTTCTCATCACGACCAACGGTCTGAACCCCGATTGGTCGAACTCCGGACCGACCACGCTGGAAGGCGACTGGTGGTTCTACGGCGGCGAAGTATGGCCTCCGAACGTCACTGGCGGTCCCAACAGCGGCGCGAAGAACGAAGGCGACGGCAACAACTACAACCAGTACGCAATGCCGCGCTACCGCTACACGCAGGTCGCCAACGTCGTCTGGGGAGACGGCCACGCCAAGGGCGTCAAGAAGTTCTCGCTGAACTGGTGTACGCAGGTCTATCCGGGCTTTAGCCACAACCCTCCAGGAGGCGACAACTGGCAGTGGATGTTTGCCCCGGGTAACCCTTGTTACGGACAAGATTCGCCACTCGGATGAAGTACTTCGTTCTCCTCGCGATGGTTGGAGCGGTGGTCGGATGTAATTCCGACCACCTCGACGTGACCAACAATCCAACGACCCCGCCCCCGACCAAGGAGCAACTGGACAAAATGCCGCCTGAAGCGGCTGCCCACGCGTCCCAGATGTCGGAGTACTCGAAGGCTATGGCCGATCAGAACAAAGGGCGTTCAAATCAACCTTCAAATCGATAAGTGAAAGGAAGATAAGCGCGGGTGTCCAAGGGAAACCTTGGGCCCCGCCGGCTCAATCATGAAACGAATACTAGTACCGATCCTCATTCTCTCCGCAGTCGTAGGTTGCTCGAATCCTGACGACGAAGTTGTAACCGCGCCAACCCAGGCTACGGTTCCCTTTGAAGGAAGCGTCGACAAGAAGCTCGTCGGCTCCTGGTCAAACGACGACAAGAGCCAAAACCTGGACATGAAGGAGGACGGAACCGTCCATATCCATGGCTTTGCCAACACCCCGAAGGGCAAGCAGGAAATCAACGACGACATGGAATGGAAGGCCGACGGAGAAAAGCTCCTTTTCAAGGCCAAGACCGGGGTCGTGCAACAGTACAAAATGTCGATGGACAAGGACGGGCTCGAACTGAAGACGTCCAAAACGACAACCAAGTACAAAAAGAATCCGTAAAGATTTTACGGCCCGGGCCTGATGCGCTTGCGTTTCGCCTGATTGGCCGCCCTCTCAACCCAGATGGCCCAAGTCACTCTGGAATACTAAAGTTTCGGATCTCGCTTCGGCGAGTGAAGAAAGTGAAACCTCTACGAACGGTGCTCCGAAAGGAGCACCTACACTTCAAGGGCGAATCACCGTTGACCGAAGCTCGGTCATCTCTTCCATTGCATAGCAAACGCCCTCGCGCCCAAATCCGCTCTCGCGCACTCCCCCGTACGGCAGACTGTCGAATCGCAGGCTCGGCGAATCGTTCACAATCAGGCCCCCAGTTTCGATCTCGGAAGCGACCAGAATGTCGTCATCCGAGTTCGTAAAGATCGACGCATGGATTCCGTACTTTCCGCAATTGAGGTCTTTGGCAAGGTCACCTAGATCCGAAAAGCGACTGAGAGTAAGGACAGGCCCAAAAACCTCTTCCGTCATCAGCGGCGAGCCTGGACGCGGCTCCTCGATTAACTGAGGCGGCAAAAGATTGCCGTTCGGTTCTCCACCGACCAACACCTTCCCTCCTGACGCGTCGATCATGTTCAAGATCTTCTCAACCAGATTCGTACCGATCAGAGGACCGCAAAGGGTCTCTTCCCTACTCGGATCGCCGGTCGATACCGCCTTCACTGCCTCGATCAGCCTGATTCGGACTTCGTCATACACAGACTCGTGGACATACAAATTCTGGAGCGAGATGCACACTTGCCCGGCGTATCCATAAGCGCTTGGCACCAGCTTGCCAATCGCTTGATCCAGATCGGCGGATGAGCAGATGATAGCTGGTGCATTCCCGCCAAGCTCCAACGTCACTGGTAGCTGCGAGTGAGCCTGCTTGATCGACCAGCCGACCGCCGCCGAACCCGTGAACGAAATCATCTTCACTCTCGGATCTCGTAAGGCCTTTTCGACCAGTGGAGTCGGGCCGTTCCAGCAGTTCACCACTCCCGGTGGACACCCGGCTTCGTGGATCAGGTGGGCCAAGGTGAGCGTGCACAGCGCCGACAGCGGATTCGGCTTTAGGATCACCGTGTTGCCGGTGGCCAGCGCGGGGGCCAGCTTATGCGCGGCCAGATTGTAGGGCCAATTGTAAGGTGTGATGGCATACACGACGCCACGCGGCCGCCTTTCGACAAACGCCTTCGCCCCCTGCGAACGGGGATCGTACGAGATGTCGACGTGCCGCGAAATCCATTCGTCGCTCTCCAACTCTTTTGCTGCAAGTTCGAAGGTTCGCACCAGCCGATCTACCTCTGCCAGGGCCATGTTGACCGGCTTCCCAATCTCCTTGACCGCAAGGTCAGCCAGTTCCTGCCGACGAGCTTTTGTCAAACTGGCGATATTGAGCAACAACTCGATGCGAGTCCCAATGCTCGACTTGCGCCAGCTATCGAAGGCATCATGAGCCGAGGCAAGCGCCGTCGAAAGCTCCGACCATCCGCCCTCTGCCACCGTTCCGACAATGGAGCCGTCATACGGATTCCGCACGACTTCCTTACCGACCGCTTGGTCGCATGGTCCTCCGATTCGATACCCAGCTATCAGCAGTTCCTGATGCACGACACTTATATATGACGCAATACTGGCCTCGCGATGCGGCATGAATTCTCCTCGGTAGACTTAATCGATGCTGTTCGAGACCGAACGCCTGCTTGTGCGTCGTCTGACTCACGAGGATGCCGAGGCAATGTTCGCCATTTACGGAGACCCGGAAGCCTCGATCTATATAGCGGACGGCGACCCGCTGCCGCTTGAAGATTGTCATAGGTGGGTTGACGTCACCGACAAGAACTTTGCAGTAAGAGGATATGGAATGGTGGCATTTGCCGACAAAGCTGCGGGCGAGGTCATCGGTTGCGGAGGCATCGTTCACCCAAACCAGCAACCCGAACCGGAGGTCAAATACGCATTCCGACGAGACAAATGGGGCCAAGGCTACGCCTCCGAAGCCATTCGCGGCCTCATCGAGTTTGGAAAGGCAAACTGGGGCATCGGGCGCCTCATCGCCACCGTCCACCCCGACAATCGCGGTTCGCAGAATGTCTTGACGAAGCTAGGCTTTCAATTAACCGAGACGCGAACCGAAGAAGATGGCTCCCACACCCAAGTGTGGGAGTTGAACTAACAGCCCCTTACAGCCCGTATAGCTCTCGGTACTTTGCGCCCAAGCCATCCAGATAGTACTTGGCGTTCATCGGCTCGCCCGTCGCGTTCAGGATCAACTCCTTCGGCGTATACTTGCGACCCTGCGAGTAGATCTTCGCCTGAAGCCAGCCCAGGATCGGCTCGAATTCGCCCTTCGCGATCAGTTCGTCAGGATTCTTCACATCCTTCTCCAGCGAATTCCAAATCTGGTAGCTGAGAATGTTGCCCATCGAGTAGGTCGGGAAGTACCCGATCGATCCCATTGACCAGTGCACATCCTGGAGGCATCCCTCAGAATCCGTCGTCGGACGGACGCCCAGGTACTCTTCATACTTGGCGTTCCAAGCTTCCGGCATGTCCTTCACCTTCAGCTCGTCCGTCAGAACCGCGCACTCGATCTCAAATCGCACTAGCGTGTGCAGGTTGTAAGTTAGTTCGTCGGCCTCCACCCGGATTAGCGAAGGTTCGACCTTGTTGATGATCTTGTAAAAGTGGTCGACCGAGAGATCGGCGATTGCCGGGAACGTCTTCTGCAGGTCGGGCAGGAAGTGCGTCCAGAACGCGCGACTGCGGCCCACGATGTTCTCCCATGTGCGGCTCTGGCTTTCGTGTACGCCCAGCGAAACGCCGCCGGCGAGCGAGGTCAGGTCCCATTTCTCCGGCGAGCCCTGCTCGTACATGCCATGCCCAGCCTCGTGCATGGAGCCGAAGATCGCTGAGCCGAGGTATGGCTTGTAGCGCGTCGTCAATCGGATATCTCCCACCGACCAGCCCGTGCAGAACGGGTGCGGCGCCGTATCCTGGCGGCCACGATTGAAGTCGAAGCCGATCGCCTTCACGATCATCTCGGTGAATTCGGACTGCTTAGTCTTGTCCCAATCGCCGTACAGTCGCGAGTCGTCGACCGGACCGCACTCCTTGATCGCCTTGACCAACTCGACCTGCGGGCCCTTGATCGACTCGTACATCTTCTTCCACTCGGCGGCGGTCATGCCTTCTTCGTACTGATCGGTCAGCGCATCGTAGATATGGTCTGTGTAGCCCAGGCACTCCGCTTCCTCCTTGCAGATGTCGAACATCTTCTCCAAGGTCTCGGCAAAGCCAGGGAAATCGTTGCGGGTCCGCGCCGAAACCCAATCTTCGTGGGCGATGGCCGCCAGCTTGCTCTTGCGTGCCACCAACTCAGACGGGAGTTTCGTCGCCAGCTCAAGATCGCGCTTGATGACTCTTACCAAAGCTAGGTCGTCGCCTTCCGCGTCTTTTGCTGCGGCCTCAACCAGCTTCTGAACTTCATCCGAAGTGAAGAGCTCGTGTCGCATTCGAGAGAGCGATTCCAAATGCGCGGCCCGGGCTTCGGCGCCACCACGCGGCATATAGGTCTGTTGGTCCCAATCCATGATCGACATGGCCGCCCCAAGGGCGTTCACATCGGCCATACGCTCTTTCAAAATGTCTAACGAAGATGACATAGGGCCCAGTGTACCGACCGGGACCTATGCCCGTCAAAAGTTAAACTTTTCTAATGATCAGGCTAGAATTATAACGAATATTGCGGAAAGGTCCCAAATAATTGAAGGTGGGACCACTATGGCTTTGCAACCGATCCGCCAAGATAAGAGTAAGTAGGCACATATGGACCGGAACAGACTTCACAGAATTCCCCACAAGGACCCGGTAAGCGGTGGCGAGCTCTTCATAAGCGAACTCACCAGCGAGGAAACCGGCATTACCATTCGTGGAAATTTTGAGATCCCGCGGTATGCGAGACTGGACCCCGACCAAATCGAATTCCTCGAAATCTTTTTGAAGAGCCGAGGAATGCTGAACGGAGTCGAACGAGAGCTTGGCATCAGCTACCCTACCGCCAAAGCTCGCCTCGATACCCTGCTCAACGCCCTGGGCCTCACGCCATACGAGACCAAGGAACGCGGCGACAAGCTATCGGGCAAACGCAAACAGATTCTCGAGCAGTTGGAGAAGGGTGAAATCACCGCTGAGGAAGCGAAGAGAAAATTGGGAGTTTTAAGTTGAAAGAGGAAATCAAGCGCATTAACAAGCTCGTAGCCGAGGGCAAGCTGTCGCCCGAGGACGCGGCCGACCTGATCGACGCCTTTTACAATTCGGAGAGCGAAGAAGCCGTCTACGCTGGTGCCGCCAGCACGACGAACGGCGCCACGACCGGCACTGAGGAGCCGCCGAAAACGGACGAGAAAGCCTACTCCGGCGAGTCTCGGCCCAGAGACCCATTCCGAGCCATCATCGACACCGTCGAGCGACTGGGCAAAGAAGTCACCGAGAACGTCGATTGGAAGGAGGTCACCGAATCCGCGCGAACCAACGCTAAGAAGGGTCTGGACGCGCTCAAATCGGGTCTCGAAGAGGTCAGCAAAGGCAAGTTCAACATCAATTGGCTGTTCAGCACCACCACCCGCGAGATTCGCCTTCCCATCACCATTAAGGAAGGTCAGACGCTCCGAGTCGAAAACGGAAGCGGCCACGTCACGATCATGCCCGACACCGCCGAATCCTACGTGATAGCCCGAGCCAAATTCCGGGGAGCCACCCAAGAAGACGCCAAAGCCAAGGCCGATGCCTACACGCTGATCGTGGAAGGCAACGACCGCGCGGTTGAGATTAAACAGCCCCACGTTACCGGCCTCGACGTTGATCTCGAGATTTTCGTCGCCGCCACCCCAGCGGTCGAAGTGAAGTCGGAGGCTGGACATGTAACGGTCAAGGACACGAAGAATTCGTGCCGCATCAATAGCACCGACGGTCGCATCGACCTGTCTGGCCTTGAGGGTCAAATCGAAGTCCAAGCCTATTCGGGTGATGTGTATCTCGAAGATTCCACCGCCAGCAATGTTCTTATCGAGAACAAAGCGGGCAACATCTCCGTCGACAAGGTCACCGGAAACATGAACCTCCGCTCGGCAAGCGGCAACATCTCGATCCGAAGCTCCAGCGGCAAGACGATCGCGGTCGAAGCCGTCTCTGGCGATATTTCGATCGACGTCATCGAACCGGTTACAGGATCGATGAACGTCCGAACCGTCAACGGCAACGCCTGGATTTCGATCCCCGATGGCTCGGACGCTCGGGTCGCGGTCACCACGCTTCGCGGCTTGGCCCAAACTTCGATTGAACTCGAAGACCGAGCTCAAAACGACCAGCGAATCACCGGCCGACTCGGCGCCGGCAATGGCTCCATCGACGTCAGTGCCGTCACTGGCAACGTCTCACTGGGCCTGAGAAACTCAGGCTAACCAATCCAGGACACAGAATGAAGGGTGCGACGATTTCGTCGCACCCTTCTCTGTTTTGATGAGTCCTTAGCGTCGAGCCCGGAACTGGTGGAGGCTCACGCGAGCATCCATCTCGTCTTCCGACCACAGCAGGTAGGTCGCAAAACCAATTCCCGCCGTTAAAATGCCGAACAGAACCAGGAATAGCAAACTGATCCAACCGCCAAATGAGGCCCGTGCGTGATCCACGGTCATCGTTAGGCTGTTGGCCAGTGCAAGGAATGTGGCGAAGCCAAAGGCGAAGAACATGCCTAGCGGCAGCTCAAACTGCACAGCCTTGTATCGCCGATTGGCAATCACGTAGTTGGCAACGCTGAAGCAAGGAACCGCATAGGCGGGCAACATGGCAACGGATTCGCCCGTCACCAAACTCAATAGAATCCCAATGATCGCATCCGCGACCAAGAATTGGACGACAATATCCCTGTGGAAGTACCACATCGTTTCGAGCTTGTCTCGAACCGTTATTCGGCTTTTGTTCATCAATCCCTCTCCCTTTGTGAGACGAGATTAGCCTGGTAAATATGACAGGTCTTCCCGATTTTGGGACTTTAGGACCTGTAGGGAACCAAAACGCGACCGCACCAAACAATTCGATAATCGAATGGACATTTGTTTTTGAGTTATTAGAAATTGACGCTGTACATCACCCAATAAATGTATCTTCCCCTATACTGGGGACCATGGCTCGTTCCCTTTTCATTGCTTTGGGTTTGGTAATTGCGACGGCGGCCAATGCTCAGACCGCGTCAAACTACTCGTTCGACATACACACCCTTCGGACAGACCGCGCTCTTAAGTTCAAGTCCCTGAACGATTCGGGCGACGTGACCGGGTTCTACCACGAGACAACCGGAGTCGAGAAGGGATTCGTGTACAACCCGTCGACCGGTTTCCAAGACATCGCCCTTGGAAACAACGACGTCATGTTTGGCAATTTCACGTCCGGCGGTTATGTCTACTCGCAGAACAAGGGTTCCTCCGGCAACGCCGACCCCAACAGCGGTATCTATCGGACTTCGGTGGGCGGAACCAAGACTCTCCTTGACCTGACCAACGGCGGAACCCTCAGCCTGGGAACAACCATTACTAATACGGTCCTCGCCGACGATGACCGCGTAAGTTTCTGGAGCGGCGGCCACTACTACGTTTGGTCCCAAGCAACTGGCACCCAGCAGCTAGCCGATGGATACGTGGTCTCCTTCGGACCTAGTGGCAGCATGTTCCTCAAGACCAGTTTGGGAATTGAGAAGGTTGACTCCGGCGGAAATCACTCGATCGTCGATCCTCCATCCGGCTCGGACCAATACGGCACCTTCGTTGGCTACAAAGAGTTGGCATCAGGAACAAAGCAGTACACGTTCACTTCTCCTTACACCGGTACGCAAACCGAGCTCGTTGTGCCCGTCGGAGGATACGCATCTAATATTTTTCGACATGGAAGTTCCGTTGGCGATTTCGGCATCACCTACTATTGGGGCGATCACGTTTTAGCGATCAACGACAACGGTCTCGCCATTACCGGAAACAATGCTGGAGGCGAGCCCTACCGCCTCAATAATCCCATGTTGTACGACGTCAAGAACGATG
It includes:
- a CDS encoding S8 family serine peptidase, giving the protein MSASSICTSSELGGSILKLLSTSLVLAVAGLSFANPTFRVPVPTSEQLSGQIVPGFVMVKYKKEAADAIANGQPLRPVRAGGTGGVQLTYQSRLGKSGWIMYRMPTIVDPVKAADYLRKNEPGAITVENVHTVHTLLGPPNDPDFNALEVDDGSGTYFLDFRDDQSVPLSFRRDWHLDEIDALNGWSTWPNTYYTAANKPTNTPTIAIIDSGCDMDHPDFMNAGGSGSDVTQGGQIDKSRSIKFQLGDVVPGGDPTDMNGHGTHVTGLALASGNNGSFVGHGTLGTGYSCKGMIINCMQDNGSGLDSDVAGSIYWATDNGADVISISLGTTNFSQVMQDAVTYATEKGCVVVCAGNENGNGGGDLGPIWPAASSGALGVTANGPNWTFASYAGYGWYVDVGAPGGDFQQVGDIFNGDGYYVIQFDWSTATRYDNYITINQLAFPPYTLDYTYLTGTSMACPVVSGSLGNYMAMNNWRHGDWNNIKVYRAAELAAQSQGAAFGGWEPTNGYGFFDLDALMRNQDSRGAQIGGVEGVIYYGGTPIGNASIQAQKWDPTTGTSSGTKYSTTSYATGNFRFDGMPPGYYKVWGVAFGSRKDIYVQVKAGSDRSGIDFYCGPPVIDSDGPVVQRLNLTSVTATGLGVDHFAYDPDTRLEDITFQVLDSSNNVVVNPYRIFPEGSAVTFPFGTTLPNGSYKMRAIYTNGEGFTTTVDKPFTIGTASVNVSGTITLQNFGTTNDRTITVDIRTHGTTTVLESHNITVHNGSAFSFTTTRQGNFDLAFKGAHFLRKTLTNVNIGSTGVSGLTPSLKNGDCDGSNVVGTSDFNAMRAAWGSISTSSNWNANCDLDGNGTVGTADFNILRNFWGQLGDN
- a CDS encoding LacI family DNA-binding transcriptional regulator, producing the protein MATIKDIAREAKVSVSTVSYALNDGPRPVPEDVKQRILEVASKLHYRPNRVARSLITRRSHVIGVVPTRIERDMIIGPYFVNMLNGIVNACEDMQQDVLLLTQISSTESKESLYPLLDGRCDGAIFLAPQEDSTGLDYLQEIEFPHVIVSGHRRDSTSFEIDNRSGIRQAVRHLADLGHRKIGMLLGPEDLVDGHERNTAFVEAMRELDLPIREEWMVSAMFHPDTGQRAGGLLLAQKSLPTAVCCANDEVAVGFYRACKQKGLRIPDDISVVGFDNAPVTTLIEPNLTTIEQPIGRMSRHAAETLIALIECNTAPASVRFETTLVERDSTTRPKEDT
- a CDS encoding prepilin-type N-terminal cleavage/methylation domain-containing protein, with protein sequence MMKNNRAFTLIELLVVIAIIAILAAILFPVFAQAKLAAKKAADLSNLKQIGLGTMMYAADNDDYYARGGYPADMANPTGYWYSWREFTNPYIKSGIDKSNPYTMGKERAVGGIWRSPTEPGNSVNGYGAHNAIFPEMICGGYFAYANETGCTLGGTGAPRPSVSTTQLSRPANQLLITTNGLNPDWSNSGPTTLEGDWWFYGGEVWPPNVTGGPNSGAKNEGDGNNYNQYAMPRYRYTQVANVVWGDGHAKGVKKFSLNWCTQVYPGFSHNPPGGDNWQWMFAPGNPCYGQDSPLG
- a CDS encoding aldehyde dehydrogenase family protein, producing the protein MPHREASIASYISVVHQELLIAGYRIGGPCDQAVGKEVVRNPYDGSIVGTVAEGGWSELSTALASAHDAFDSWRKSSIGTRIELLLNIASLTKARRQELADLAVKEIGKPVNMALAEVDRLVRTFELAAKELESDEWISRHVDISYDPRSQGAKAFVERRPRGVVYAITPYNWPYNLAAHKLAPALATGNTVILKPNPLSALCTLTLAHLIHEAGCPPGVVNCWNGPTPLVEKALRDPRVKMISFTGSAAVGWSIKQAHSQLPVTLELGGNAPAIICSSADLDQAIGKLVPSAYGYAGQVCISLQNLYVHESVYDEVRIRLIEAVKAVSTGDPSREETLCGPLIGTNLVEKILNMIDASGGKVLVGGEPNGNLLPPQLIEEPRPGSPLMTEEVFGPVLTLSRFSDLGDLAKDLNCGKYGIHASIFTNSDDDILVASEIETGGLIVNDSPSLRFDSLPYGGVRESGFGREGVCYAMEEMTELRSTVIRP
- a CDS encoding GNAT family N-acetyltransferase, which gives rise to MLFETERLLVRRLTHEDAEAMFAIYGDPEASIYIADGDPLPLEDCHRWVDVTDKNFAVRGYGMVAFADKAAGEVIGCGGIVHPNQQPEPEVKYAFRRDKWGQGYASEAIRGLIEFGKANWGIGRLIATVHPDNRGSQNVLTKLGFQLTETRTEEDGSHTQVWELN
- a CDS encoding carboxypeptidase M32; the protein is MSSSLDILKERMADVNALGAAMSIMDWDQQTYMPRGGAEARAAHLESLSRMRHELFTSDEVQKLVEAAAKDAEGDDLALVRVIKRDLELATKLPSELVARKSKLAAIAHEDWVSARTRNDFPGFAETLEKMFDICKEEAECLGYTDHIYDALTDQYEEGMTAAEWKKMYESIKGPQVELVKAIKECGPVDDSRLYGDWDKTKQSEFTEMIVKAIGFDFNRGRQDTAPHPFCTGWSVGDIRLTTRYKPYLGSAIFGSMHEAGHGMYEQGSPEKWDLTSLAGGVSLGVHESQSRTWENIVGRSRAFWTHFLPDLQKTFPAIADLSVDHFYKIINKVEPSLIRVEADELTYNLHTLVRFEIECAVLTDELKVKDMPEAWNAKYEEYLGVRPTTDSEGCLQDVHWSMGSIGYFPTYSMGNILSYQIWNSLEKDVKNPDELIAKGEFEPILGWLQAKIYSQGRKYTPKELILNATGEPMNAKYYLDGLGAKYRELYGL
- a CDS encoding DUF2089 family protein; translated protein: MDRNRLHRIPHKDPVSGGELFISELTSEETGITIRGNFEIPRYARLDPDQIEFLEIFLKSRGMLNGVERELGISYPTAKARLDTLLNALGLTPYETKERGDKLSGKRKQILEQLEKGEITAEEAKRKLGVLS
- a CDS encoding DUF4097 family beta strand repeat protein, which translates into the protein MKEEIKRINKLVAEGKLSPEDAADLIDAFYNSESEEAVYAGAASTTNGATTGTEEPPKTDEKAYSGESRPRDPFRAIIDTVERLGKEVTENVDWKEVTESARTNAKKGLDALKSGLEEVSKGKFNINWLFSTTTREIRLPITIKEGQTLRVENGSGHVTIMPDTAESYVIARAKFRGATQEDAKAKADAYTLIVEGNDRAVEIKQPHVTGLDVDLEIFVAATPAVEVKSEAGHVTVKDTKNSCRINSTDGRIDLSGLEGQIEVQAYSGDVYLEDSTASNVLIENKAGNISVDKVTGNMNLRSASGNISIRSSSGKTIAVEAVSGDISIDVIEPVTGSMNVRTVNGNAWISIPDGSDARVAVTTLRGLAQTSIELEDRAQNDQRITGRLGAGNGSIDVSAVTGNVSLGLRNSG